A region of Methyloversatilis discipulorum DNA encodes the following proteins:
- a CDS encoding ATP-binding cassette domain-containing protein, whose amino-acid sequence MADALLALESLRYDADDRSLIRDVSLRIEAGRRTLILGPNGAGKSVLMRLMHGLIEPTAGRILWNGGSGTPVQAMVFQRPVMLRRSVLDNVSYALYLAGVPAAERRTRALDVLERVGLAALANRPARVLSGGEQQRVALARAWALRPRVLFLDEPTASLDPGAAAEVERIIRVIADDGCSIVMVTHHLGQARRLADDIVFVDTGRITEHTPVADFFAAPRSAEAGHYLRGELSWT is encoded by the coding sequence ATGGCTGACGCACTACTCGCGCTTGAATCGCTGCGCTACGACGCCGACGACCGCTCGCTGATCCGCGACGTGTCGCTGCGCATCGAAGCGGGGCGGCGCACGCTGATACTCGGCCCCAACGGTGCGGGCAAGAGCGTGCTGATGCGCCTGATGCACGGACTGATCGAACCGACCGCCGGCCGCATCCTGTGGAACGGCGGCAGCGGCACGCCGGTGCAGGCGATGGTGTTCCAGCGCCCGGTCATGCTCCGCCGCAGCGTGCTCGACAACGTGAGCTACGCGCTCTACCTGGCCGGTGTGCCGGCCGCCGAGCGTCGCACGCGCGCGCTCGACGTGCTGGAGCGCGTCGGCCTCGCCGCGCTGGCCAACCGCCCGGCGCGGGTGCTGTCCGGCGGTGAGCAGCAGCGGGTGGCGCTGGCCCGCGCCTGGGCGCTGCGCCCGCGCGTGCTCTTCCTCGACGAGCCGACCGCCAGTCTCGACCCCGGTGCCGCGGCCGAGGTGGAACGCATCATCCGCGTCATCGCCGACGACGGCTGCTCCATCGTCATGGTCACCCATCACCTTGGCCAGGCTCGTCGCCTGGCCGACGACATCGTTTTCGTCGACACCGGCCGCATCACTGAACACACGCCGGTGGCCGACTTCTTTGCCGCACCACGCTCGGCTGAAGCCGGGCATTACCTCAGAGGAGAGCTTTCATGGACCTGA
- a CDS encoding molybdate ABC transporter substrate-binding protein — protein sequence MRALIVAACTSLLAGVAQADGASVHAAGSLKSVFTQLGKMYVEQGGAAPRFEFGPSGVLREKIAAGAKADVFASANMTHPQTFVDAGKAAKVERFARNELCLLVRPGLTVTPESALDAMLARDLKLGVSTPKADPAGDYAVQMFQRADALRPGIGRALAARGRQLTGAADSAKPPAGRNVYAWVVDDGQADLFVTYCTNTRLARREVPALQEVALPPDLAVGADYGLVVLSAPGSEGERFARFLQSDPARKVLAADGFSLP from the coding sequence ATGCGCGCGCTCATCGTGGCGGCCTGCACTTCGCTGCTGGCCGGCGTGGCGCAGGCCGACGGTGCGTCGGTGCATGCGGCCGGCAGCCTGAAGTCGGTGTTCACCCAGCTGGGCAAGATGTATGTGGAGCAGGGCGGGGCAGCGCCCCGCTTCGAATTCGGGCCGAGCGGCGTACTGCGCGAGAAGATCGCGGCCGGTGCCAAGGCCGACGTGTTCGCGTCGGCCAACATGACGCACCCGCAGACTTTCGTCGATGCCGGCAAGGCAGCCAAGGTCGAACGCTTCGCGCGTAACGAGCTGTGCCTGCTGGTGCGACCGGGCCTGACGGTCACCCCGGAGAGCGCGCTCGACGCCATGTTGGCTCGCGATCTGAAGCTCGGTGTATCGACGCCCAAGGCCGACCCGGCAGGCGACTACGCGGTGCAGATGTTCCAGCGCGCCGACGCACTCCGACCGGGCATCGGCCGGGCGCTGGCGGCGCGCGGCAGGCAGCTCACTGGTGCCGCAGATTCGGCGAAGCCGCCAGCGGGGCGCAACGTCTACGCCTGGGTGGTGGACGACGGCCAGGCCGACCTCTTCGTCACCTACTGCACCAACACGCGGCTGGCACGGCGCGAAGTGCCGGCGCTGCAGGAAGTGGCACTGCCGCCGGACCTGGCGGTCGGCGCGGACTACGGACTGGTCGTGCTGTCGGCGCCGGGCAGCGAGGGCGAGCGTTTCGCCCGCTTCCTGCAGTCGGACCCTGCGCGCAAGGTGCTGGCGGCCGACGGCTTCTCGCTGCCCTGA
- the hyi gene encoding hydroxypyruvate isomerase, producing MPRFCANLSLLFTEHPFAERWAAAARAGFRGVECHFPYAEPPAVLAEELRSNGLEQVLFNLPPGDWAAGERGIACLPERVAEFEDGVGRAIDYARALGCRRINCLAGIAPAGAKRSELMAVMERNLRFAARALARENIELLVEPINDRDMPGFLLNRSAETLALIERVGEPNVKLQYDVYHMQIMEGDLARTLQRELARIGHVQIADNPGRHEPGSGEINYPFLFDWLDRIGYTGWVSAEYVPAGDTVAGLGWMPR from the coding sequence ATGCCCCGCTTCTGCGCCAACCTGTCACTGCTGTTCACCGAACACCCCTTCGCCGAGCGCTGGGCCGCCGCCGCGCGCGCCGGTTTTCGCGGCGTCGAATGCCATTTTCCGTACGCCGAACCGCCCGCCGTGCTGGCCGAGGAATTGCGGAGTAATGGCCTGGAGCAGGTGCTGTTCAATCTGCCGCCGGGCGACTGGGCCGCGGGCGAACGCGGCATCGCCTGCCTGCCCGAACGCGTCGCCGAATTCGAGGACGGTGTCGGCCGCGCCATCGACTACGCCCGCGCGCTTGGCTGTCGGCGCATCAACTGCCTGGCCGGCATCGCTCCGGCCGGCGCCAAACGCAGCGAGCTGATGGCAGTAATGGAGCGCAATCTGCGCTTCGCGGCGCGCGCGCTGGCGCGGGAAAACATCGAGCTGCTGGTCGAGCCGATCAACGACCGCGACATGCCGGGCTTCCTGCTGAACCGCTCGGCCGAAACGTTGGCGCTGATCGAGCGCGTCGGCGAGCCCAACGTGAAGCTGCAGTACGACGTCTATCACATGCAGATCATGGAAGGCGATCTCGCCCGCACGCTGCAGCGCGAACTGGCGCGCATCGGCCACGTGCAGATCGCCGACAACCCGGGCCGTCACGAACCGGGCAGCGGCGAGATCAACTACCCCTTCCTGTTCGACTGGCTGGACCGCATCGGCTACACCGGCTGGGTCAGCGCGGAATACGTCCCGGCCGGCGATACGGTCGCCGGCCTGGGCTGGATGCCACGCTGA
- a CDS encoding 2OG-Fe dioxygenase family protein, whose protein sequence is MSPSLNTGTFARALAENVAAHDFCFLPSAQVRDALSSLRSGWRADWDVFAASWGDLETDTYMADGGRYRRRRYAVLSAPADGLRIQFEPHQPHYQSLDYNTLNGGVERHFEPVRPQVLGGSTMQTVAQFGLSVFQRLHPGHDAHIEVHQFRIEARAEGEGKPTPEGVHRDGVDFVLVMMVRRENVESGTTEIFSPEGRRLDSFTLTAPCDAALVNDQRALHGVTPIHPLDPSKPAWRDVLVVTYRRRPAAQG, encoded by the coding sequence ATGTCCCCCTCCCTGAATACCGGCACTTTTGCCCGCGCGCTCGCCGAGAACGTCGCGGCCCACGATTTCTGCTTCCTGCCGTCGGCACAGGTACGCGATGCGCTGTCCAGCCTGCGTTCCGGCTGGCGTGCTGACTGGGACGTATTCGCCGCCAGCTGGGGCGATCTGGAAACCGATACCTATATGGCGGACGGTGGCCGCTACCGTCGCCGCCGCTATGCGGTGCTCAGCGCGCCGGCCGACGGATTGCGCATCCAGTTCGAACCGCATCAGCCGCATTACCAGAGCCTGGACTACAACACGCTGAATGGCGGCGTCGAGCGCCACTTCGAACCGGTGCGGCCGCAGGTACTCGGCGGCTCGACCATGCAGACGGTGGCGCAGTTCGGGCTGTCGGTGTTCCAGCGCCTGCACCCCGGTCACGACGCGCATATCGAGGTACATCAGTTCCGCATCGAGGCGCGCGCCGAAGGCGAGGGCAAGCCGACGCCGGAAGGCGTGCATCGCGATGGCGTCGATTTCGTGCTGGTCATGATGGTCCGGCGGGAGAACGTTGAGAGCGGCACCACGGAAATCTTCTCGCCCGAAGGCAGGCGTCTGGACAGTTTCACGCTCACGGCGCCGTGCGACGCGGCGCTGGTCAATGACCAGCGGGCGCTGCACGGTGTGACGCCCATCCATCCGCTCGATCCGTCGAAGCCGGCCTGGCGCGACGTGCTGGTCGTGACCTACCGCCGGCGTCCGGCGGCGCAAGGCTGA
- a CDS encoding YidH family protein, whose product MSDLNDPRVFFAAERTLLAWSRTALALMAFGFAIERFALFVAMLGNQKTLNGAPHGLSFWIGVALIALGSISVTLAVVQYRRVLATLKPVEIPDGYMSGLASWTSLAVAAIGVALIAHLFTSS is encoded by the coding sequence ATGTCGGACCTGAACGATCCGCGCGTCTTCTTCGCCGCCGAGCGCACCTTGCTCGCGTGGTCGCGTACGGCGCTGGCACTGATGGCCTTCGGTTTCGCCATCGAACGCTTCGCACTGTTCGTCGCGATGCTGGGCAATCAGAAGACGCTCAACGGTGCGCCGCACGGCTTGTCGTTCTGGATAGGCGTCGCGCTGATCGCACTGGGCTCGATTTCAGTAACGCTGGCGGTCGTGCAGTACCGGCGCGTGCTGGCGACGCTGAAGCCGGTGGAAATTCCTGACGGCTACATGAGCGGACTCGCGTCGTGGACTTCGCTCGCGGTCGCGGCGATCGGCGTTGCACTGATCGCGCACCTGTTCACTTCGTCCTGA
- a CDS encoding extracellular solute-binding protein, translating to MDLIRRSFIATAAVAALTLAAPFTHAADRFITVSSTTSTEQSGLFKHLLPIFQAKTGIEVRVVALGTGQALDMARRGDADVVFVHDKVAEEKFIAEGYGVKRQEVMYNDFILVGPKSDPAKVAGGKDITEALKAIQAAQAPFVSRGDKSGTHAAELRLWKAAGVDLDATKGAWYRDTGSGMGPALNTAASMNAYILADRGTWLSFKNRADLTISVEGDKRLFNQYGVILVNPDKHPHVKKADGQAFIDWVVSAEGQKAIADYKIDGQQLFFPNAAK from the coding sequence ATGGACCTGATCCGCCGTTCATTCATCGCCACCGCCGCGGTTGCCGCCCTCACGCTGGCGGCCCCGTTCACCCACGCGGCCGACCGCTTCATCACGGTGTCGTCGACCACCTCGACCGAGCAGTCGGGTCTGTTCAAGCACCTGCTGCCCATCTTCCAGGCCAAGACCGGCATCGAGGTGCGCGTTGTCGCGCTGGGCACCGGTCAGGCGCTGGACATGGCACGCCGCGGTGATGCCGACGTGGTATTCGTCCATGACAAGGTGGCGGAGGAGAAATTCATCGCCGAGGGCTATGGTGTGAAGCGTCAGGAGGTCATGTACAACGACTTCATCCTGGTCGGCCCGAAGTCGGATCCGGCCAAGGTGGCTGGTGGCAAGGACATCACCGAGGCGCTGAAGGCCATCCAGGCAGCGCAGGCCCCCTTCGTGTCGCGCGGCGACAAGAGCGGCACGCACGCTGCCGAACTGCGCCTGTGGAAGGCAGCCGGCGTGGACCTCGACGCAACCAAGGGCGCCTGGTACCGAGACACCGGCTCCGGCATGGGCCCGGCGCTGAATACCGCGGCGTCGATGAACGCCTACATCCTGGCCGACCGCGGCACCTGGCTGTCGTTCAAGAACCGCGCCGACCTGACCATTTCGGTCGAGGGCGACAAGCGTCTGTTCAACCAGTACGGCGTCATCCTGGTCAATCCGGACAAGCACCCGCACGTGAAGAAGGCCGACGGTCAGGCCTTCATCGACTGGGTGGTGTCGGCCGAAGGCCAGAAGGCGATCGCCGACTACAAGATCGACGGCCAGCAGCTGTTCTTCCCGAACGCGGCCAAGTGA